A section of the Paenibacillus odorifer genome encodes:
- a CDS encoding NPCBM/NEW2 domain-containing protein: MKKMIAIATSAAMLASFSSEAGYALASEASKVKVTKTVAQSKVNLLSNASVIPFELYGKDVLNAYNEVFRMNPANIKTITNNGGNYSGSPIAKAMDGDMSTHWETGKPNSSTFTNEVVFVFNESAELNRMVYAARQSGAKGKGFAQEFDIYGSTTDAGDFTLVSSGEYTGSTGDVVEIQFVPTAFKRLKFVYKKANQDWASAAEFSFYKEDSVSAKMKNLFTDDTLSQVSTAFDTAEKLTALENEVQAHPLYAQFKEEIENAKILLENHQVEVTAAKVSKLKGYGTAYENAYSQAYRMPNANVSKVTVNGGSYPGTKPEYMLDDQPTTHWETNKNNDASFTNEVVFELAQAEVLDRVAFLARDNRKGFPEAFEIYASETSKGETFQLVSSGTAISTNDFLEFKFEPTKFKRLKFKFTKANINRPFAAEFRFYTEDKVSEAVNGIFTDGTMSAVVSAYNNVAKINELEEAAKVHPLYPILKDSLELAKKLVNGEVQTEGTIIEAEQRGDMNKHAQQNLRIGFGTNNQPTGLAAMPGETINVYVDAASGDKLPSLIFSQQEGAWNSWARGVQLRAGKNTITVPEIATTSAYAHDVTKGGTVYIVNPYTAEEQGKAPLIRFEGLEKIPFMTKTTDPEQFKTFLITYKQRLDEDKAAHPNVQDRKLIDVVEMASDHVIFTGTATEAYNKFITQGNNPLDTVTGYDTWMKSIFTFYGLDGSSEIHDAKLIRENIRLMQPYGAMYAAGDHTGIQLGTVGTMLGDFNKAYPGWGLNHEIGHRLAMGEREYGEVTNNMVSMFMSVAANSIDNRIPYESDIYKYVLEENKVVMNQQGLFAQLGAYWQLELAHPGYWTELTKLYRERKVTLPNGDNSKQQYLVEFSSEVLGLDLSSYFARHGFTVNPETKAKVAKYPAPQKLWYLNNSVINYEGTGIVDKNLAIKVNITPNTTARTNTLSFSIDKELKQDFLGYEVYRNDVLVGFTGTDQFVDQNVDASINYTYKIVGYDKKLNPLKPVQIKAFKPALSVEDQLTLKLNQTFDPMSYVKAANYLGNDITADVSLKANNVDVTQKGNYEIVYEVKSEGVTETKTTQVTVTSDYAYISDLNAKSVVVGWGELKKDKAISGGIITLVRQGLAATYAKGIGVHANSEVVYDIEGKGYDFFESYIGIDQAMKGKPSSATFAVYVDGEQKFESDVFRAGTEHQFVKIPVTGAREVKLVTTDAKDGNASDHTVWADAKFSNNSSKPIITVPEETTFVKLNSEFDVLSDVTAFDTEDGNLIGAVEVQSNGFTSSKTGTYNVEFSVTDSDGNSAVQARKIVVYSASKYLSDVDWQSAKTDYNVVRKDKASSNNPIKLLVNGEVKEFAKGLGTHASSEIVYNLAGANYEYFETYVGVDRNIPEQSNSSVIFKIFADGAEVYNSGLMKFVTEAKLARIPVKGVSELKLVLDNAGNGNASDHGDFADAKFMILNNTPELTISKSVSTKVGQAIDINESYSAMDSEDGDLTAQVKVTGLEQVNFNRAGKYPITYTVTDSDGNTTTKIRTIAVVDMTDFTYLTDYDWNSTQNSYTAPLKDKSISANTLRLTDENNQVVSYERGIGAHSNSTIVYDLSDKNVDYFTSYVGVDRQMYGSVGSVSFEVFVDGEKKFDSGVMGSRDPQKFIELDINEAKELKLVVTDGGNGNGSDHATWGGAKLHFANGDHLFTRDLEQAIAAAKAISLEGFTPESIAAFTSSLSIAETVLVNSSVTQSEVDEAVAALQQATEGLVQIDLTQVITVADPYLSASIKTTLGVTGELTLGDMYSLTTLTSETRRVRSLEGLQYAKNLETLDITGNEITDFSPLQGLTKLTSLLADPQVVEVGEFKGPVVEVANLVKGLDGSKVIPNSAGVRNTRTSKEIVFDMKEWAANPDVFTIDLSNEEKGTYMLGLTYQVAGNLVQIISFINNN, from the coding sequence ATGAAGAAAATGATTGCGATCGCTACATCGGCGGCCATGTTGGCCAGTTTTTCGAGTGAGGCAGGTTATGCTTTAGCAAGTGAGGCAAGCAAGGTAAAGGTAACAAAAACAGTCGCGCAAAGTAAGGTCAACTTATTAAGCAACGCTTCGGTTATTCCGTTTGAGCTGTACGGCAAGGATGTTCTAAATGCCTATAATGAGGTTTTTAGAATGAATCCAGCAAATATTAAAACCATCACAAATAACGGTGGCAACTACTCAGGCTCACCTATAGCTAAGGCTATGGATGGGGATATGAGCACGCATTGGGAGACTGGCAAACCGAATAGTTCAACGTTTACGAATGAGGTTGTGTTTGTTTTCAATGAGTCCGCTGAATTAAATAGAATGGTATATGCCGCTAGGCAATCCGGTGCTAAGGGTAAAGGCTTTGCTCAAGAATTTGATATCTATGGCTCCACTACAGATGCGGGCGATTTCACACTCGTGTCTTCTGGGGAATATACAGGCTCAACCGGTGATGTAGTGGAGATTCAGTTTGTACCTACGGCCTTTAAGAGACTTAAATTTGTCTACAAAAAAGCAAACCAGGATTGGGCGAGTGCAGCTGAGTTTTCTTTTTATAAAGAGGATAGTGTCTCTGCTAAAATGAAAAATTTATTTACAGATGATACCTTGAGCCAAGTTAGTACAGCCTTTGATACGGCAGAGAAATTAACAGCTTTAGAAAATGAAGTACAAGCACATCCACTGTATGCGCAGTTTAAAGAAGAGATAGAGAATGCAAAGATCCTTTTGGAGAACCATCAGGTAGAGGTAACAGCAGCCAAGGTTTCGAAGCTAAAAGGGTATGGTACAGCCTATGAAAATGCCTATAGCCAAGCTTATAGAATGCCAAATGCAAACGTATCAAAAGTAACGGTGAACGGTGGAAGCTACCCAGGTACGAAGCCTGAATATATGCTGGATGACCAGCCCACTACGCATTGGGAAACGAACAAAAACAATGATGCAAGCTTCACGAATGAAGTCGTGTTTGAACTAGCGCAAGCGGAAGTGCTGGACAGAGTGGCTTTTTTGGCTAGAGATAACCGCAAAGGATTCCCAGAGGCTTTTGAAATCTATGCATCAGAGACGAGTAAAGGAGAGACCTTCCAACTTGTATCTAGCGGAACCGCGATTAGTACCAATGATTTTCTGGAATTTAAATTCGAACCGACGAAGTTTAAAAGATTAAAATTTAAGTTCACAAAAGCTAATATTAACAGACCTTTTGCGGCTGAATTTAGATTTTATACAGAAGATAAAGTAAGCGAAGCTGTAAATGGTATTTTCACAGATGGAACGATGAGTGCGGTTGTGTCTGCTTATAATAACGTTGCAAAAATCAATGAATTGGAGGAAGCGGCAAAAGTACATCCGCTCTATCCAATCCTTAAAGATTCATTGGAACTAGCTAAGAAGCTGGTTAATGGCGAGGTTCAAACCGAAGGTACCATCATAGAGGCCGAGCAGCGTGGAGATATGAATAAACATGCTCAGCAAAACCTGAGAATAGGCTTCGGCACGAACAACCAGCCTACAGGACTTGCGGCAATGCCTGGCGAGACCATCAATGTTTATGTGGATGCTGCTTCGGGTGATAAGTTGCCTTCTTTGATCTTTTCTCAACAAGAGGGAGCTTGGAATAGTTGGGCTAGGGGCGTACAATTGCGTGCGGGCAAGAACACTATAACTGTACCTGAAATTGCAACGACTAGTGCTTATGCTCATGATGTAACTAAGGGCGGCACCGTTTATATCGTAAATCCCTATACAGCTGAGGAGCAAGGGAAGGCGCCACTGATCCGCTTCGAAGGTTTAGAAAAGATTCCTTTTATGACCAAGACCACGGATCCAGAGCAATTCAAAACCTTCTTAATCACATACAAACAAAGACTGGACGAAGATAAAGCGGCTCATCCAAATGTTCAAGATCGCAAACTTATCGATGTGGTAGAAATGGCCAGCGATCATGTTATTTTTACAGGAACTGCGACTGAAGCATACAACAAATTTATTACGCAAGGAAATAACCCGCTGGATACCGTAACTGGGTATGACACCTGGATGAAAAGCATTTTTACCTTCTATGGCTTGGATGGCAGTAGTGAGATTCATGATGCCAAGCTAATTCGTGAGAATATTCGATTGATGCAGCCTTATGGTGCGATGTATGCAGCGGGAGATCATACAGGGATCCAACTTGGAACAGTAGGAACCATGTTAGGTGATTTTAACAAAGCTTATCCGGGCTGGGGACTGAATCACGAAATTGGGCATCGCTTGGCTATGGGTGAACGGGAATATGGCGAAGTAACTAATAATATGGTGTCTATGTTTATGTCTGTCGCGGCGAATTCGATAGATAATCGTATACCGTATGAATCAGATATCTATAAATATGTCCTCGAAGAAAATAAAGTGGTAATGAATCAGCAGGGCTTATTTGCACAACTCGGAGCCTATTGGCAGCTGGAGCTGGCACATCCGGGATACTGGACAGAGCTGACCAAGCTATATCGGGAGCGGAAGGTCACCCTTCCCAACGGTGACAATTCCAAGCAGCAGTATTTGGTGGAGTTCTCCTCCGAAGTACTGGGATTAGATTTAAGCAGCTATTTTGCCAGACATGGCTTCACTGTGAATCCTGAGACAAAAGCGAAAGTAGCCAAGTATCCGGCACCGCAAAAGTTATGGTATTTAAATAACTCGGTGATTAATTATGAGGGAACTGGAATAGTGGATAAAAATCTGGCCATTAAGGTTAATATCACACCTAACACCACGGCTAGAACGAACACGTTAAGTTTCAGTATAGATAAAGAGCTTAAGCAAGACTTTTTAGGATATGAAGTGTATAGAAATGATGTGTTAGTTGGTTTTACAGGAACTGACCAATTTGTGGATCAGAATGTAGATGCGAGTATCAACTATACGTACAAGATCGTCGGTTATGATAAAAAGCTGAACCCACTGAAGCCCGTACAGATTAAAGCCTTTAAGCCAGCCTTGTCTGTTGAAGATCAGCTCACTTTAAAGCTTAATCAAACCTTTGATCCGATGAGCTATGTAAAAGCGGCTAACTATCTAGGAAACGATATTACTGCGGATGTCTCTCTGAAAGCCAATAACGTTGATGTAACGCAAAAAGGCAACTACGAAATTGTATATGAAGTGAAAAGCGAAGGGGTTACGGAAACGAAAACCACACAGGTTACGGTAACGAGCGACTACGCCTATATTTCCGATCTCAATGCCAAGTCAGTCGTTGTAGGCTGGGGTGAATTAAAGAAAGATAAAGCTATTTCCGGGGGAATCATAACCCTTGTTCGCCAAGGATTGGCTGCGACGTACGCGAAAGGGATTGGTGTTCATGCCAACTCTGAGGTAGTTTACGATATTGAAGGTAAGGGTTACGACTTCTTTGAAAGCTACATTGGGATCGATCAGGCCATGAAAGGGAAACCTTCCTCGGCTACTTTTGCAGTGTATGTGGATGGAGAACAGAAATTTGAGAGTGATGTTTTCCGGGCAGGAACAGAACATCAATTTGTGAAAATCCCAGTGACTGGCGCAAGAGAGGTGAAGCTGGTCACAACAGATGCTAAGGATGGCAATGCTTCAGACCATACGGTATGGGCCGATGCGAAGTTCTCGAATAATTCAAGCAAACCTATCATTACAGTGCCGGAAGAGACAACCTTCGTTAAGCTGAACAGCGAATTTGATGTGTTGAGCGATGTAACAGCTTTTGATACGGAAGATGGTAATTTAATTGGAGCCGTTGAAGTACAATCCAATGGATTCACATCAAGCAAAACAGGGACTTACAACGTCGAGTTTTCAGTTACAGACTCAGATGGAAACTCCGCTGTGCAGGCCAGAAAGATTGTTGTATACAGCGCTAGTAAATACCTGAGTGATGTAGATTGGCAATCGGCAAAAACGGATTATAATGTGGTTCGAAAAGATAAGGCTAGCTCTAACAATCCGATTAAACTGCTGGTAAATGGTGAGGTCAAAGAGTTCGCTAAGGGCTTAGGAACCCATGCCAGCTCTGAAATCGTGTATAATCTGGCGGGTGCAAACTATGAATATTTTGAAACGTATGTAGGGGTTGATAGAAATATCCCTGAGCAGAGCAACTCCAGTGTAATTTTCAAAATCTTTGCCGATGGGGCAGAGGTTTATAACAGCGGACTGATGAAATTTGTTACAGAAGCCAAGCTTGCGCGGATACCTGTTAAGGGTGTAAGTGAATTGAAGCTGGTGTTAGATAATGCAGGTAACGGAAATGCTTCAGATCACGGTGATTTTGCTGATGCGAAGTTTATGATCTTGAACAATACACCAGAGCTTACCATATCTAAATCTGTCTCAACCAAAGTGGGCCAAGCGATTGATATCAATGAAAGCTATTCGGCAATGGATTCGGAAGACGGTGACTTGACGGCTCAAGTGAAGGTCACAGGCCTAGAGCAGGTTAATTTCAACCGGGCTGGAAAGTATCCAATCACTTACACAGTAACAGATAGTGATGGAAATACGACCACGAAGATTAGAACGATAGCCGTAGTAGACATGACGGACTTTACGTACCTGACGGATTACGACTGGAATTCTACTCAGAACAGCTATACTGCACCTTTGAAGGATAAATCTATTAGTGCCAATACGCTGAGATTAACAGATGAGAACAATCAGGTAGTGTCCTATGAAAGAGGAATTGGAGCGCACTCTAACTCGACGATTGTATACGATCTAAGCGACAAAAACGTGGACTATTTCACTTCCTATGTAGGTGTAGATAGACAAATGTACGGTTCTGTTGGTTCGGTGAGCTTTGAGGTGTTTGTCGATGGAGAGAAGAAATTCGATAGTGGGGTCATGGGTTCGAGAGATCCGCAGAAATTCATCGAATTGGATATTAATGAAGCAAAAGAACTGAAATTAGTCGTCACAGACGGGGGAAATGGCAACGGATCTGACCATGCTACATGGGGTGGAGCCAAACTACATTTCGCGAATGGAGATCACTTATTCACTAGAGATCTTGAACAGGCGATTGCAGCGGCTAAAGCAATTTCTCTAGAAGGCTTCACACCTGAGAGCATCGCGGCATTTACGTCCAGCCTCTCGATAGCAGAGACAGTGTTGGTTAACTCTTCTGTTACGCAAAGTGAAGTAGACGAAGCTGTAGCAGCGTTGCAACAAGCAACCGAAGGTTTGGTCCAAATAGATCTTACGCAAGTGATTACTGTGGCGGACCCGTATTTAAGTGCTTCGATCAAGACTACATTGGGCGTAACTGGAGAACTAACGCTAGGGGATATGTATAGCCTTACAACGTTAACCAGCGAAACCAGAAGAGTCAGATCCTTGGAAGGTTTGCAGTACGCAAAGAACCTAGAGACACTTGATATTACTGGAAATGAAATTACAGATTTCTCCCCATTACAAGGGTTAACTAAACTAACGAGCTTATTGGCCGACCCACAAGTGGTAGAGGTAGGAGAATTTAAGGGACCTGTGGTTGAAGTAGCTAATCTGGTGAAAGGGCTCGATGGCAGCAAAGTGATCCCTAATTCCGCTGGGGTAAGAAACACTAGAACATCTAAAGAAATTGTGTTTGATATGAAGGAATGGGCTGCTAATCCGGATGTGTTTACTATTGACCTATCGAACGAGGAGAAAGGAACTTACATGCTGGGGTTAACTTACCAAGTCGCAGGTAATCTCGTGCAAATCATTTCTTTTATTAATAATAATTAA
- a CDS encoding EAL domain-containing protein produces MACNHCVVRELNFQIKPHGELNLRVLPEVIHHLSRSNTIHKLEENVITIKEAEARDLLDFCNDHMESGKIEFRIDDQAWRPLSEMSTVMDMKWIDEVITKGLVTCYFQPIVNVREEIFAYELLSRFKKEDGSLIYPNEIFAAARNRGRLYALDRLCRMTAVKYAAPLNKKTFINFIPTSIYAPEFCLRSTVELANQLGVDPSLFVFEVVETEKVDDLAHLKAILTYYKDRGFEYALDDVGEGFSTIEMLLELKPHYMKLDMKYVQGVSSDPNKQKIAKQFLEKALEIQSVPLAEGVEFREDFEWLKQSGYQLFQGYLFGKPDPIPKQ; encoded by the coding sequence ATGGCTTGTAATCATTGTGTAGTAAGAGAGCTGAATTTTCAAATCAAGCCTCATGGTGAGCTTAATCTTAGGGTTTTACCTGAGGTTATTCATCACTTGAGTAGAAGTAATACGATACATAAGTTAGAAGAAAATGTGATTACGATTAAGGAAGCTGAAGCGCGAGATCTTCTAGATTTCTGTAACGATCATATGGAGTCCGGGAAAATTGAATTTCGTATAGATGACCAAGCATGGAGACCTCTATCCGAGATGTCTACTGTAATGGATATGAAGTGGATTGATGAGGTTATCACTAAGGGTCTTGTTACTTGTTACTTCCAACCGATTGTGAACGTAAGGGAAGAGATTTTTGCATACGAGCTTTTATCGAGATTTAAAAAAGAAGATGGATCCCTTATCTATCCTAATGAGATCTTTGCGGCAGCACGGAATCGTGGGCGTTTATATGCTTTAGACCGGTTATGTAGAATGACTGCCGTAAAATATGCTGCGCCCTTAAATAAAAAAACGTTTATTAATTTTATCCCTACATCAATTTACGCTCCAGAGTTCTGCTTAAGATCAACGGTTGAATTGGCTAATCAATTAGGTGTCGATCCCTCTCTTTTTGTCTTTGAAGTTGTTGAAACGGAGAAAGTGGATGATCTCGCTCATTTGAAAGCTATTTTAACATATTACAAGGATCGGGGATTTGAATACGCTTTAGATGATGTTGGGGAAGGCTTCAGCACAATCGAGATGTTATTGGAGCTTAAACCTCATTACATGAAGTTAGATATGAAATATGTTCAAGGCGTGTCCAGTGATCCGAACAAACAGAAAATAGCTAAACAATTTTTAGAAAAGGCTTTAGAAATCCAATCTGTTCCTTTAGCAGAAGGTGTGGAGTTTAGAGAGGACTTTGAATGGCTTAAGCAGAGTGGTTATCAGTTGTTTCAGGGATATTTATTTGGAAAGCCTGATCCTATTCCCAAACAGTAA
- a CDS encoding Crp/Fnr family transcriptional regulator: MEASFWTGTRFFQGLPSEKIEAVSGLFTYKAYSKGTLVFAETDPGDYAYIIYSGIIRVYATTKGKEHTVDLFGKGDFFGDLEVIHPSNIRVLSAVAMNDTVLFEIKHELFKQMLADYPLIKEQLMLLQMDRLFLSNRLLHEMKFHDARARAIFTLRRLYQRFGVEEQGKQRIDLRLTHQQFADMIGTLRETATLVLKDLQEQKIIEIQHQQITVLDATYLLEYTDFD; encoded by the coding sequence ATGGAAGCTTCTTTTTGGACTGGCACTCGCTTTTTTCAAGGTTTACCCTCGGAGAAGATCGAGGCGGTCTCAGGATTATTCACTTATAAGGCATATTCTAAGGGGACCCTGGTGTTTGCAGAAACAGATCCGGGGGATTATGCCTACATTATCTATTCGGGGATTATAAGGGTGTACGCTACCACGAAAGGGAAAGAGCATACCGTAGATCTTTTTGGAAAAGGCGATTTCTTTGGCGATCTGGAAGTGATCCATCCCTCCAATATAAGAGTGCTGTCTGCGGTGGCTATGAATGATACTGTATTATTTGAGATTAAACATGAGCTTTTTAAGCAGATGCTTGCCGATTACCCGTTGATTAAGGAGCAATTGATGCTGCTGCAAATGGACCGTTTATTTTTATCGAATCGGTTATTACATGAAATGAAATTTCATGATGCGAGAGCGCGTGCGATATTTACGCTGAGAAGACTATACCAAAGATTTGGAGTAGAGGAGCAAGGCAAACAGAGGATTGATCTTCGATTGACCCATCAGCAGTTCGCGGATATGATCGGAACGTTAAGGGAGACGGCTACCCTTGTGCTTAAAGATCTGCAAGAGCAAAAGATTATTGAGATTCAACATCAGCAGATCACCGTGTTAGACGCGACATATTTACTGGAGTATACGGATTTCGATTGA
- a CDS encoding leucine-rich repeat domain-containing protein, producing MKYNFDGKGLIETPDVVFESNPLLELSMYNNHIKEIPDQLFLHDELEVLNYAGNEIEQLSENIGRLVHLRMLDLGHNRLKVLPESIGGLQGLDSFLYLSNNQFEQLPEQLCILQKLKYLNVTDNHLKQLPARIGEMSSLIELRLYYNQLECLPDSITQIKGLREIHLYGNQLVMLPEHLGAIEELRILDLSDNRITKLPSSIGNLSKLRRLNLRKNKLNQLPEEIGQLSSLVELDLRDNNLQEIPDSILQLGRLEKLDLRWNHSLRRTELLEQLEQRGCIVYK from the coding sequence ATGAAATATAATTTTGACGGAAAAGGACTTATTGAAACGCCAGATGTCGTGTTTGAGAGCAATCCGCTACTAGAACTGAGCATGTACAACAATCATATTAAAGAGATTCCCGATCAGCTCTTCCTTCATGACGAATTAGAGGTACTTAATTATGCGGGCAATGAAATCGAACAGTTATCCGAGAACATCGGTCGCTTAGTTCACCTAAGAATGCTGGATTTAGGCCATAATCGGCTGAAGGTGTTGCCGGAGAGCATTGGCGGATTGCAGGGGTTGGATTCTTTTCTATACCTAAGCAATAATCAGTTCGAACAGCTGCCGGAGCAGCTCTGTATTCTCCAGAAACTTAAGTATCTGAACGTAACAGATAATCATCTCAAGCAATTGCCTGCCCGTATAGGCGAAATGAGCAGTCTGATTGAATTGCGGCTTTATTATAATCAGCTAGAATGTTTACCTGATTCGATCACACAAATAAAAGGGCTAAGAGAGATCCATCTCTATGGTAATCAACTGGTCATGTTACCAGAACATTTGGGTGCTATAGAAGAACTTCGGATACTTGATTTAAGTGATAATCGAATCACTAAGCTGCCTTCATCTATCGGTAATTTAAGCAAGTTAAGAAGACTGAACCTTAGAAAAAATAAACTTAATCAGCTTCCTGAGGAAATAGGTCAATTAAGCAGCCTTGTTGAGCTTGATTTAAGAGATAATAATCTGCAAGAAATCCCGGATTCGATTCTACAACTTGGACGATTAGAGAAACTGGATTTAAGATGGAATCACAGCTTAAGAAGAACAGAATTATTAGAGCAATTAGAGCAAAGAGGATGTATCGTTTATAAATAA
- a CDS encoding sensor domain-containing diguanylate cyclase, with translation MDDRLKYAPCGYVSITHEGMILNVNQTFLDGMGYQQVDLVNKHFESIMSTANKLIFHSYFYPFINLNGHVEELFINLKDSKGQAVPYLLNGRRLECEGVEVIDCILVQMGKRIDYELELRSAKKQIEEAYWEKDQALAKLKQIHLEIEQKQAELLEMNAVLVELSTTDKLTGLKNRRFLQEKLEEQIAAYHRDQAPFSLCILDIDHFKNVNDTYGHQMGDYVLEKLASILKSQSRKEDIVARYGGEEFILLLPNIDSSDAKAIADNLRQFIASSTWEIGRVTVSVGIATFEATDTDITLLEKADHALYASKEQGRNRVTHIMDLSEKLL, from the coding sequence ATGGATGACCGGTTAAAATATGCGCCGTGCGGATATGTTTCCATTACCCATGAAGGAATGATCCTCAATGTGAATCAAACCTTTTTGGATGGGATGGGATATCAGCAGGTTGATTTGGTAAATAAACATTTTGAATCTATCATGTCTACGGCGAACAAGCTTATTTTTCATTCATACTTCTATCCTTTTATCAATCTGAATGGACATGTAGAAGAGCTATTTATCAATTTGAAGGACAGCAAGGGACAAGCCGTCCCTTACTTGTTAAATGGTAGACGCCTCGAGTGTGAAGGTGTAGAGGTCATTGATTGTATTCTCGTACAGATGGGCAAACGTATTGATTATGAGCTAGAGTTACGATCTGCGAAGAAGCAAATAGAAGAGGCCTATTGGGAAAAAGATCAGGCGCTGGCAAAGCTCAAACAAATCCACCTTGAAATCGAGCAAAAGCAAGCTGAATTGCTGGAGATGAATGCCGTTTTAGTAGAGCTATCTACTACAGACAAGCTTACTGGATTAAAGAATAGAAGGTTCCTGCAAGAAAAGCTGGAAGAGCAGATTGCAGCGTATCACCGTGATCAGGCGCCTTTTTCATTATGTATTTTAGATATTGATCACTTTAAAAATGTGAATGATACCTACGGTCATCAGATGGGTGATTATGTCCTGGAGAAATTGGCGAGTATCCTGAAATCCCAATCTCGTAAAGAAGATATCGTAGCTAGGTATGGTGGTGAGGAGTTTATCCTTCTGCTGCCTAATATAGATTCATCGGATGCCAAGGCTATAGCGGACAATTTGCGGCAATTCATTGCCAGCTCCACTTGGGAGATTGGCAGGGTTACGGTAAGCGTCGGCATAGCTACTTTTGAAGCAACCGATACAGACATCACTCTTCTGGAAAAAGCTGACCATGCGCTTTACGCTTCGAAAGAACAGGGGAGAAATCGCGTTACGCATATTATGGATTTGAGTGAAAAGCTTCTTTAA
- a CDS encoding alpha/beta fold hydrolase, giving the protein MNDVMVRNHVKVIGAGEKTILFAHGFGCDQSMWQFITPSFEKKYRIVLFDYVGSGHSDLSAYTSDKYHTLHGYVQDVLDVIETFELKDIIFIGHSISSMIGLLASIERPDYFDKMIMIGPSPRYLNEGDAYFGGFEKSDITELLDMMEMNFAGWASFMAPLAMNNPDPMLTKQLERSFISADPIIAREFAEVTFFSDHREDLPKATVPTLILQCSDDSIVPIEVGEYLHRHLNNSTFRLMEAKGHYPHISHPQETITLINEYLR; this is encoded by the coding sequence ATGAACGATGTTATGGTGCGGAATCATGTAAAAGTCATTGGAGCAGGAGAAAAAACTATCCTTTTTGCGCATGGATTTGGGTGTGATCAAAGCATGTGGCAGTTTATTACGCCATCATTTGAGAAAAAGTATCGAATCGTTCTATTTGATTATGTAGGCTCAGGCCATTCAGATTTAAGCGCATATACATCGGATAAATATCATACTCTCCATGGTTATGTACAGGATGTACTAGATGTCATCGAAACATTTGAACTCAAGGATATTATTTTTATAGGCCATTCTATTAGCTCTATGATCGGTTTGCTTGCTTCAATCGAGCGGCCGGATTATTTTGATAAAATGATTATGATCGGACCTTCCCCACGTTATTTAAATGAGGGAGATGCTTATTTCGGGGGCTTTGAAAAAAGTGATATTACTGAGCTTCTGGATATGATGGAGATGAATTTCGCGGGCTGGGCTAGCTTTATGGCTCCACTTGCGATGAATAACCCTGACCCAATGTTGACTAAACAGCTGGAACGAAGTTTTATTTCGGCCGACCCTATTATCGCTAGAGAATTTGCGGAAGTTACATTTTTTTCGGATCATAGAGAAGATCTGCCTAAAGCGACAGTGCCTACACTCATATTGCAATGCTCGGATGATAGTATCGTTCCTATAGAAGTAGGAGAATATTTACATAGACACTTGAATAATAGTACGTTCCGGTTAATGGAGGCCAAGGGCCATTATCCGCATATTAGCCATCCACAGGAGACCATTACTTTGATTAATGAGTATCTTAGGTGA
- a CDS encoding SDR family oxidoreductase: MKLQDRVAVVTGAASGMGKSIAELYAKEGAKVIVADLNLEGAEQVAAGINSNGGVAKALKVNVALVEDIDSMIDTAVKEYGTLDILVNNAGIMDGFEPVGDISDEKWDLIFDINTKSVMRSTRKAMPIFLEKGKGVIVNTASTGGVSGAHAGATYTASKHAVVGLTKNTAFMYANKGVRCNAIAPGATATNISASMKNINEFGVSRTQLTQAVIPRVGTPEEIAQVALFLASDDSSFVNGAIIAADAGWTSAF, encoded by the coding sequence ATGAAACTTCAAGACAGAGTTGCAGTGGTTACCGGGGCGGCATCAGGTATGGGGAAATCTATCGCAGAGTTGTACGCTAAAGAAGGGGCGAAAGTGATTGTAGCCGATCTTAATCTCGAAGGTGCAGAACAAGTAGCTGCAGGGATCAACAGTAATGGTGGAGTAGCTAAGGCACTGAAAGTAAATGTTGCCCTAGTTGAAGATATCGATAGCATGATTGATACCGCAGTAAAAGAATACGGAACACTAGATATTCTTGTTAATAACGCCGGTATTATGGATGGGTTTGAGCCAGTTGGCGACATTAGCGACGAGAAATGGGATCTTATCTTTGATATCAATACCAAAAGTGTAATGCGGTCCACTCGTAAAGCAATGCCTATTTTTCTGGAAAAAGGAAAAGGGGTTATCGTTAATACCGCTTCTACAGGTGGCGTAAGTGGTGCCCATGCGGGAGCAACTTATACTGCCTCTAAACATGCTGTAGTAGGCTTGACGAAAAACACAGCTTTTATGTATGCCAACAAAGGGGTTCGTTGTAATGCTATCGCACCGGGAGCTACTGCCACAAACATCAGTGCTTCAATGAAAAATATAAATGAATTCGGCGTGAGCCGTACACAATTAACACAGGCTGTGATCCCTCGTGTAGGTACACCTGAAGAAATCGCACAAGTTGCGTTATTCCTGGCTTCGGATGATTCCAGTTTTGTGAACGGAGCTATCATCGCTGCTGATGCGGGTTGGACTTCTGCATTCTAA